The DNA region CGGATAGTTTTGCGAAAAAAGGAAGTGTTTTGGTGTAGGAGAAAGTTGGATTTATTGAAAGGTCAGCTCTGCACACCTGTAAGTAGGAAAAAGGAAGAATAATTAgttatttgggatgaaatgtTGACGATAATTACTTACCCAGGATTCCAAGCGAACCTCCGACGAATCTACCGTGCCTAGATGCTAGTTTGTTCCTTGCTGCAAACCTGTAAGTAAAGAAGAAAtctataaaaatgtaaaactaaGATTAAAATACTTACCAGAAGTTGCAAGCAACCAACAATCCGCCACCGGTACCAGGAACCGTCACTGAGGGTGATTTGTACCTGTAAGTAAACCTaaaacaaaaaggaaaaaaatgttaataaaaactTATACACTAATGTAGGACGAGTGGAAAGGAGAAGATAAGGAAGAGAGGAAGGAAGGGGTGAAGGAAGGAGTTTGGAAAGCGTAGAAGGAAGACCAATTAAGTGAGTAAACTTAAACCtagaatgtaaacaaaaaacttaaaatatacttACTTCTAGTTTTGAAGCTGCTACGTAAAGCTGCTGAtcaaaaatttagttgttttAATTACCACCCGAACAAAtacaatttttgacaaaaataatgtttttgaatgttagaattttgagtttttcgtaaatttatattttcaaatttcttaatttaaaaaaaaattctggagttttttttgaaaaggtccaataaaccaaatttacagtttttgcttttttaatgttttttaatacccctgactcaaggcggtttcaaaaacacccaaaaagcaaaaactggaaatttggtttattggaccttttttttaaaaaaaaaactccagatctgtttttcaaaattctgcaaGAGATTTGGCGGGTATTTTCAATATCATTATATCCAATACAATATTATTAAAACGTTTGTCGCATACAAAAAGGAAAATTCTTgatatatatttgaattttaatacataattcaaaaatgttttatttttctgtgatgaTTTGCTTATATCAAAAATCGGTggatgattattttttatttaaaaaatacttaataatgataaaatacacaatttttcaatttaattaagtCGTTTTGAACCAAATTACTAATTTCTTcaatattcattcaaatttgataatcaaaattaatgcaacttcaaccaaacaaagacaaatgattctaaaaatcgctgaaaacattagccaccggcagctcggggacttctcgagcacctatcttggctactcgacggatccccgatgaactttttcttcgctgaatgaactcgaaggctaatttagctttagctttgctacccgcggtgcgaaagttggggtgcaaacatgtcgggagcaaatcggatgaacttttttaaaaatttgaaaatgatattttattgatgtaAGTAAACATTTAGGACATATGATGCAATTGGAAGCATGTTCTATCATGCTAGAATGTAGTTTTATTGATTTCGATCAACAAAACGgctagaatttgaaaataaataaattagatccttgaaaataaataaattagatccccgcggtgggcttgattcGGTAGCCAAATTAGCTCCCAGCGGTGCGGAAACGTGCATTAGGTACGGAGCAAAGCTAAAACTGGGGATCCAACCGataggtttgccacgcaattagatctctgcggtggagatgccctaatgGCTACCAATTGAGAGCGTTACGTTACATTACGTTGTGTTACGTTACTTACGTTATTACCCACTGAGAAATTTAACGCCCCGTTCGGCTCTAATCAGCCCGATTTTATTTTACCATCAGACTGATCAGGGCGTTACATTTCTCGGTGGGTATTTGTCTCATTATAATGACGAGGAATTCAAAAGGGCGCATCCACAGGCGAATCTTAATCGCtcccatttttaaattaaataattttttactTATTTGTCAACGCATTGATTGAGCAACTTTAGTAAGCAGTCTTCTTGCGTTGATACGTGGTAGCTATGTTCAAGAAATGTTTTGACTTTACAAACACGGTGAATTGTACAGGCGATTTCGAATGTAAAAATTAGCTAATTTTACGAATGTATGAGTATATTTTAGAAAGAAAAATGAAACATAAATAAACCCAGACTCAAATCACTTTGCTTGCAATGCCTGAATCGTGACGCAACCTAGATCCATAATTTGAATGTATTCCGAGCCTCCACCCTGAAGACGGAAGCAGCAGTCCTacaaagacaaaaaataataaaagttaaACGGTTATTTAAACTAAGCAAATCTTTAAACCTTACCCCAATCTTGTCGCAAATTGTACTCTTCTGCTTATCAGTGAGTCCATCGTGCATAATAATAAAATCCGTGAGCTGCTCAAACAGCTGGCCCACGCTGTACGCGTCATGGGTCAAACCTTTCACGTAGTCCTCAAGCTTGCTGTAATTGGACGTCTTGCACACCGACACAAAGTCTTCCAGGTACTTCCGCGGGACCACACCCGACATCTCCAGGATATCCGAGTGTTCAATTTTAGCCTCCTTTCCCTTCAACCGGTGGCACGATTGCAGCGTGGTAATCGCCCTTCGCAAATCTCCGCCGGATATATCCACAATGTCCTGGTACGCCTGATCCTCCACCTCGACCGTCTCCTGGTCACAGATGAACCGCAACCGTTCGATGATTTTTTCCTGCCTCAACGGCTTAAACCGGAACTTGGTGCAACGCGACGTGATCGGTTCGATAATCCGAGACACGTAATTACAAACTAAGCAGAACCGTGTCGTCTTGGTTTCTTTCTCCATTGTCCGGCGGAGCGCGGCCTGAGCCGCGTGGGTCATGGCATCGGCCTCGTCCAGGATAACGATCTTGAACGGTGGACACGGCTTTCCATCCGGCCGGGTTCCACTTGCAGCCAACTGGGCAAACGTTTTCACCTTGTTCCGGATGACGGCAATACCGCGATCGTCCGAGGCGTTTAGCTCCAGAATGCGCTCCTTGAACATGTCCCCAAACAGCTGTCGGGCCGCCGCCAAAATCGTACTGGTTTTACCCGTTCCAGGCGGTCCGTACAGCAGCAGATTCGGCAGATCGGCCGTCGACAGAGATTCGCGCAAAACGGCCACTACCTCGCCCTGCTCCACCACGTCGTCCACATTCTTTGGTCGACTAAAATAAGAAACACAAAATGTTAGAAGCATCTTCTGGACCGGATTCCCAAACCACAACTTACTATTTTTCAACCCAAGGGACGGAATGTGTCTTGCTGCGTTTTTCCACGGGTTGTCCGTCGCCAGTTGTGGTATCGCCGGCTttgccagttttgaaaaatgcgTGCATTTTTACTAATTTCACCAATCGAGCTCTAAATTTAACAGAAAACGAACAACTGATTTGAAACGGGTTAGATTTCCAAGATTTCGCGTGATGATGATTGAAAACAACACTTTTTTGATGACAGAAGCCGGCCGTGCGGAATGCGCGCGAATTTTGAAGGGTGACGTTACGGTGCGTTATGTTGTGAATAATTTTGTGGAAGCAAGGTTGCCAGATGAACAGCCAGAATATTGAGAATATctgtaaaataaagaaaatgaatacagtgaaacctctttttacgcggtgcgttacgttttccTAATTAAATTAGAATTAAATTTGTAGGGGTTTTCAGTTCTACAATAcgcttttttcagtttttaagtcagattattttccgagtgggTAACAGGTACCACACTGTACCTgctgtacttcgaccgcggcaccgtcaagattcaaGAACTGCGGCAGACTAAGACCGACGAcctaagacgttggacggtttttgggtaatctggtggttttacaccaagaacccgacggacgtagcgcaatgccatcgttgccagaaatttggctcgcggaactgcaacctccggccccgctgcgtgaagtgcggtgagtcacacctctcggaggcgtgcgcactgccacgaaaggcggacttgggggacaaggcagagcaaaccaagccgcgcgtaaagtgcgcgaattgtgacggcaaccataccggcaaatATCGGGGATGCGTTGTGCGCAAggtctacctcgaggagcaggaaaagaggaagaagaaagcagtaccgtaaactggggtcaatcgggacacatggggcgaattgggacagcagttttaaccatgttgtagcacaatattttgattttttttattagtttcggttagaacagactcaggccaacaaaatgtgtacatccatttccaaatttaaaagctttaagtgctctaaaaactgctgtccctattcagactgtagtcccgattcaccccagattacggtagcgtcccaccctcctcagcgaagtacgagcgcagccgttcctatAGCTGGACAGCTTACGGTTCCAGCgaaaaactcagcgttccctcctggttgggggcgttcgttcgccagcgtggtcgctgccggtagcggcagtacggtccagcaagaagtcaccggggaagttctcttcaccctgccggagttctttgctctcgcgggggacgcggtttcggagctgctggaacaaggcggaacaattcctggcccttggggaactgatgatcaaacacatctacaatgGATAAATaacctgtgatctagatataagctttctcttcctctatcctctttcctttgcaatttctgtaagttttttttcttactcttgctagtgccttagttaaagaaataattgttccaaaatggattatgatgcaacacacagctgaaaggaactccaaaactcggttatgcacttcaaaataactcattgaatcttgattattcaccaataaaaccgaattgaaattgaaaatttaaaaacgcCTTTTGAAGCTTGTAAAAATATTCTAcggtttaagagaaatcgacgaaataaaagcataacgccaccgcgtaaaaagaggtttcactgtacaAAGTGGATTCGCTAATTCGAATGGAATGTTCGGAAATTGTCGAACAATGGTgttgaaacgtcaaaatcagtttgGCAACTGGTTTTGAAACTTGGgtgctttttaattcaaatacgtTCGAATTAGCGTGCATTCCAATAAGCGGACATTCGAATTAACAAATCCGCTCCAGGTTTTATTTACTCAAACCCCGACGGTTTGACacgaactgttgtcaaacgaatggggtcactttttagtttgacaccccttttacaaggagttcacacacactaccaatcgTTTGTTTCgaaagtgtgcgtgagcgccgtgtaaaaagtgacagttggcAAGACAGTTAGTCACGTACAAACTAAAGAATGTCAAACGAAAAGTGactaaccaccgggggttgagtgcaggcctgcaaaatgtttccaacccagcgtacacatgaagcaaaccaaaatgtcagttcactgctagcatgtgactgtaagcctactgtgtccgttcaaccactgccgcctgactcgtgccggtcagctgctggagaatgagagacgtgaaaaaatgagctacactcactcaattcgtgtcgtatgactgactcgtaaaatcctctctaaacactattttgactatttttaaacaattgaatggttctagactgtgcaaaacacttaaaacaaccataacttatattcaaaattacatgcgtggaaatgtaattacaaactttttgtgtaaaaacttgattctttatgtgtgtgcgtgcaacgtcgaatgagcgttggtcgactactgcctcgcattgcagctgctcagtgagctaggacactcacgactgagtcgggtttgtttatgtcacggttttgggGTTCAGTGaaaggatctgaaaaaatcgtgtttgcgtcgccgattttcgcgtcaggacccctgacattttcagctctggttgAGTGTATATTAGGGTGATCCAAGTTCGGGCTTTcccctgaaatcaaaaattgaccCATCACTACACAGTGGTCTGAAAAGTGAAATtagcaggaaaaaaatattgctgctTCGGGGGAGCATTTCAGagctttggtgtcaaaggaacattTGATCAGTACAAAATTCTACGACGTTTGGTCATGACGATAGTAGGTTGGTCCTaaattttcttagtttttcaaaatctttcgcTGCACCCTGATGAGATAGGGACATACTTTATTCGGCAGTTTTGTAGCGCTAACCATTCtgaacaactttgctgaagactccAAAATTCTATCTCTTAATCTGttcagtctttttttttttgctcgtgttgtcatctcgcgtgcttggaagtttttgacggatggaggtggaggaatcctccgaggaggaagattttcgtcccgtccgcgggaatcggaatCGGAAGCGaaagaagtccagcgaggtcactgaAATCGGCATCGAAgaagaaaagttgagaaaaccCTGCTCAATAGCAACAAATTCAGCGCGCTTTCGggcgacaaaaacaacaacaatgccagcccagcaggaggaggagacgcGGTTCCAGCACCCAGCCAGTCGgcaagtaaacaaaagcaaccacctttggtggtgaagaacaccacggatttttacaagctcatggcgatagtggaaagttggaaatttggtttcaatccgatttacaaactaacccgaggaggaaggcggagaagcagagtccagcagttccggtgttcacgccggcggagttccctccgttgccgggtgcagttccggacggaacatcgaaggatcgccctcgccccGCAGGAAAAAGCCAAGGAAACAGTGGCTTttcgagacggtggagccacgaaggaggaagccggggaggtgctctacagttcggctgagctgtggggcattttctccgagtacatcggcaggttcaagacctgtaaGACCCGCTTGGATCAAGTAACCctggtcagttacatgatctccaagtatggagtttaaggagttgttttttttttgttatgtattagttatttaacgatcctcggtcccaacctggtcacagcacctaaaaggacctaattaaaataagttatgaataaaaaaatctgttcattCTACaacatattataaaaaaatgcttggGCTACCctacaaaaatggtttttattcTATAACTTTCTTGcattatttttggtaattttggtgtctttggaaCATATTTGGAGGACTAAAAACGCGTCCTTTGACGAAGGAACGAAGTCGCTAGcttgttttgtttaaaagttagagcaaatttacattttcaaatgagcctttttcaaatgtttgttttttttttttggtggaaacCAAATGACATTTTGtttgttgcatttgaaagcttaaGACTTCTTCTTTACGATGATGTAAAAATCTCAAGAGGGTATTTTCGataactcaaataaaaattgtttaaagatttttatttttagatatatTTAATAAGTGAAATggcaattttatataaaaatcgaagtttcaaaCGTTTTTGGTGCCTTTATTTAGCTTATATATGATTAGGAAAACTCCCAGACATTAAAGTATTAAGATAATAAAGCCGAAATTAAACAAAGTGACGTATAcgcccaattgggtactaaagccctgtgtaaatttttatgtacattggtaaaaaactcgattaaaaaccatttctgattactttttttcattttaatgcaatttttttcgactagacaacattttttcaatgcatcaactatggtccccttggaacgagctgtaggagtaggagcttttctttcaagaaggaccgtgaggttaatttttcaaaattggtttaaaaatccattttaaactctttgtggtcgtacaaagggtcattgtactcagaaaaataagctttatcgctgtaaacaataatatcagcaatctaagcttcattttaggacccaactgaaaaaaaaaattattacacttttgacaccaaagctctaaattgCTTCCCCGAagcagcaatatttttttcctgataaaTTTCACTTCTCATACCACTggcagtgcaagacacccgaggaacagattgacGTGATGGCACACTTGTTGACACAAGGCACGAGAAAATGATCATCTAAGTCGGTTTTTATTtatacttttattatttttgtcgatttttgtacttttgatcCTCGTTCgaagcacctaaaaggacctaataaaataagttatgaagaaaaaaaaataaataactgatggaacaaataatcaaaattgttcaaaagacttcagatttcatagTTTTGTACAACGGTTTATGAAAAAGTgcctaaaatattgaaaaattgtaaaaaatacgcttcagctctactagggggtccactaatgttAAAAATACCCTAAAATGGAGATTTCCCAatgggtgacaataaaaaaaaatcgacatcggGGATACCCCCCTGATGTTCCTTAgccaaaaataagtaactgtgaaaattttgcgcgaaatcggttaagggttaagggtcgctttttatcgttgaagatAGTGAAcagaatttttttcatattaaatcgTCAGGGTAAACTCGGATCATTTTgtggtcttcgacaaagttgtttgtcaaactaaaatttcacataggaatctcacacttgacaattatccgacacatttaacgccaccGCTTTGgcgaacttttattttttttgcttttcccaataggggaaagtggggcaagtgtaacaagctaaggaaatgctcgttataacccattaaaaaaataaaaaatctgtcaGATTTTAttctaatcatttttttctaggtcttgactaagactttgttagaaaaagttttttaaaaatccagttttttaatgtaaaaaattgattttaaaatttttgattttccgtacgctctactcaactagtggggcaagacgaacaacccgttggggcaagaggaacaatgcatgaaaaaagcatgttaatttgctaacaattgaactgttatcacttagatacatcagattagaatgtatttgaaatgtttcttccatttttagatcaaataataatattttactaaaaattttattgtttttacaaaaaaaatattacttagatgataaatagtaaattttcttaatatcactttattttgtatggacattttttttaacaattgtttatcattttttaagtactatcatgtatttatttctcaataaaatatgttgttgcaacaattagtatttttttccatactaaaaatccatatggtacacttgccccacctgaacaagattttttaaaagctctcaacaaaaataaccaaaagttaaatcatacttcgttataggtgcatgtcattggtagggacactactgatctaggaaaaatagcattttgataaaatgagccttaaaacgaaccctaagccttattttgtactttccaaatatt from Culex quinquefasciatus strain JHB chromosome 3, VPISU_Cqui_1.0_pri_paternal, whole genome shotgun sequence includes:
- the LOC6032755 gene encoding replication factor C subunit 4, with the translated sequence MHAFFKTGKAGDTTTGDGQPVEKRSKTHSVPWVEKYRPKNVDDVVEQGEVVAVLRESLSTADLPNLLLYGPPGTGKTSTILAAARQLFGDMFKERILELNASDDRGIAVIRNKVKTFAQLAASGTRPDGKPCPPFKIVILDEADAMTHAAQAALRRTMEKETKTTRFCLVCNYVSRIIEPITSRCTKFRFKPLRQEKIIERLRFICDQETVEVEDQAYQDIVDISGGDLRRAITTLQSCHRLKGKEAKIEHSDILEMSGVVPRKYLEDFVSVCKTSNYSKLEDYVKGLTHDAYSVGQLFEQLTDFIIMHDGLTDKQKSTICDKIGDCCFRLQGGGSEYIQIMDLGCVTIQALQAK